In a genomic window of Thermoanaerobaculales bacterium:
- a CDS encoding RidA family protein, translated as MHRTVVSTTNAPAAVGPYSQAIRIGDLVYTAGQIGIVPASGTIEGRTIEEQTHQVLRNLRAVLEAAGTSLEKVVKTTVFLADMNDFKAMNAVYATYFPSEPPARSAFGVAALPLGAMVEIEAVALAG; from the coding sequence ATGCACCGCACCGTCGTCAGCACCACCAACGCCCCCGCCGCGGTCGGGCCCTACTCCCAGGCGATCCGGATCGGCGACCTCGTCTACACCGCCGGTCAGATCGGGATCGTCCCGGCCTCGGGCACGATCGAGGGCCGCACCATCGAGGAGCAGACCCACCAGGTGCTGCGCAACCTGCGCGCCGTGCTCGAGGCGGCCGGCACCAGCCTCGAGAAGGTCGTCAAGACCACGGTGTTCCTGGCGGACATGAACGACTTCAAGGCCATGAACGCGGTCTACGCGACCTACTTCCCGAGCGAGCCGCCGGCCCGCTCGGCCTTCGGGGTGGCGGCGCTGCCCCTCGGCGCCATGGTCGAGATCGAGGCCGTCGCTCTCGCCGGCTGA
- a CDS encoding SDR family NAD(P)-dependent oxidoreductase: MRRIDGTVALITGASSGIGAALAEEFARRCADVVLAARRADRLEEVAARVRGRGRRALAVTCDVTRDGDLDDAVAQSLAAFGRLDWVVANAGFGVAGAMHKLILDDVRRQFETNVFGVLRTFYAARDALLASRGCLAIVGSVSGELAFPKSGPYCMSKFAVRALAQVLWYELGRKGVGVTLIEPGFVESEIRRVDRWGVLDPQRPDNLPRWLRAPTGAVARKAVRAIVRRRRKVVITGHGRLAVTLERFAPGLVAFLVRRFGGRVGR, from the coding sequence GTGAGACGCATCGACGGCACCGTGGCCCTCATCACCGGCGCCTCGTCGGGCATCGGGGCGGCGCTGGCGGAGGAGTTTGCGCGGCGCTGCGCCGACGTGGTGCTCGCGGCGCGGCGCGCGGACCGGCTCGAGGAGGTCGCGGCGCGGGTGCGCGGCCGCGGCCGGCGTGCGCTCGCCGTGACCTGCGACGTGACCCGGGACGGCGATCTGGACGACGCGGTCGCACAGTCGCTGGCGGCCTTCGGCCGGCTCGACTGGGTGGTGGCGAACGCCGGCTTCGGGGTCGCAGGCGCGATGCACAAGCTCATCCTCGACGACGTCCGCCGCCAGTTCGAGACCAACGTCTTCGGGGTGCTGCGGACGTTCTACGCCGCGCGCGATGCGTTGCTCGCGAGCCGGGGCTGCCTGGCGATCGTGGGCAGCGTCTCGGGAGAGCTCGCCTTCCCGAAGTCCGGGCCGTACTGCATGAGCAAGTTCGCGGTGCGCGCCCTGGCCCAGGTCCTGTGGTACGAGCTCGGCCGCAAGGGCGTGGGGGTGACCCTGATCGAGCCCGGTTTCGTCGAGTCCGAGATCCGCCGGGTCGATCGTTGGGGGGTGCTCGACCCGCAGCGACCGGACAACCTGCCGCGCTGGCTGCGGGCGCCCACCGGCGCGGTGGCCAGGAAGGCGGTCCGCGCGATCGTGCGGCGGCGACGCAAGGTCGTGATCACCGGCCACGGCCGGCTCGCGGTGACGCTCGAGCGGTTCGCGCCGGGCCTCGTCGCCTTCCTGGTGCGCCGCTTCGGCGGCCGCGTCGGGCGGTGA
- the gatD gene encoding Glu-tRNA(Gln) amidotransferase subunit GatD translates to MTDPLRGYRGLARSRLEAWGVRVWSDVRVVNSQGSVFEGVILPRSESFDDLHLVLKMRNGYNVGVHVDRVTSIEEIGYREAVYKIPEKAFPVRPQLPAVTLLGTGGTIASRLDYRTGAVIPAFTPGELYGAVPELADICNLTTRKLFGVFSENMGWPEYVTLAENIGREIEGGADGVVIGHGTDTMGHTAAILSFMVQSSPVPIVLVGSQRSSDRPSSDAALNLIHAVRAAAYGDIAEVVICMFGPTSDSYGLLHRGTRCRKMHSSYRSTFRTVGDIPLCMVSRESFEILNADHLPRDRARKVRIDTAHDNRVTILYYYPGMHPDLVDALVEKGYRGIVIAGTGLGHVNAPLYPALKRAIAAGVHIVMTVQTLWGYAQMYVYDTGRDLLDIGIVPLDNMLPETALMKLGWVLGHTDDHDRVMEMMRTPVNREITDREPHNGYLILQGGLPEVDEFVTAHWK, encoded by the coding sequence ATGACCGACCCGCTGCGGGGATACCGGGGCCTGGCGCGCAGCCGGCTGGAGGCCTGGGGCGTCCGGGTGTGGAGCGACGTCCGGGTCGTGAACTCCCAGGGCAGCGTCTTCGAGGGGGTCATCCTCCCCCGCTCGGAGTCCTTCGACGACCTCCACCTCGTGCTCAAGATGCGCAACGGCTACAACGTCGGCGTCCACGTCGACCGGGTGACCAGCATCGAGGAGATCGGCTACCGTGAGGCGGTCTACAAGATCCCCGAGAAGGCTTTCCCGGTGCGGCCGCAGCTGCCCGCGGTGACCCTGCTCGGGACCGGCGGGACCATCGCGTCGCGGCTCGACTACCGGACCGGGGCCGTGATCCCGGCCTTCACCCCCGGCGAGCTGTACGGCGCGGTGCCCGAGCTCGCCGACATCTGCAACCTGACGACCCGCAAGCTGTTCGGCGTGTTCTCCGAGAACATGGGCTGGCCGGAGTACGTGACCCTCGCCGAGAACATCGGCCGCGAGATCGAAGGCGGGGCGGACGGCGTGGTCATCGGCCACGGCACCGACACCATGGGCCACACCGCGGCGATCCTGAGCTTCATGGTGCAGAGCTCGCCGGTCCCGATCGTGCTGGTCGGAAGCCAGCGATCATCGGACCGTCCGTCGTCGGACGCCGCGCTCAACCTGATCCATGCGGTGCGCGCGGCCGCCTACGGCGACATCGCCGAGGTCGTCATCTGCATGTTCGGCCCGACCTCGGACAGCTACGGCCTGCTCCACCGCGGCACTCGCTGTCGCAAGATGCACTCGTCGTACCGCAGCACCTTCCGCACCGTGGGCGACATCCCGCTGTGCATGGTGAGCCGGGAGTCGTTCGAAATCCTGAACGCCGACCACCTGCCCCGCGACCGCGCGCGCAAGGTGCGGATCGACACCGCCCACGACAACCGGGTGACGATCCTCTACTACTACCCGGGCATGCACCCCGACCTGGTCGACGCCCTGGTCGAGAAGGGCTACCGCGGGATCGTCATCGCGGGGACCGGCCTCGGCCACGTCAACGCCCCGCTCTACCCGGCGCTCAAGCGTGCGATCGCCGCCGGCGTGCACATCGTGATGACCGTCCAGACGCTGTGGGGCTACGCCCAGATGTACGTCTACGACACCGGCCGCGACCTGCTCGACATCGGGATCGTGCCGCTCGACAACATGCTGCCCGAGACGGCGCTGATGAAGCTGGGCTGGGTGCTCGGCCACACCGACGACCACGACCGGGTGATGGAGATGATGCGGACCCCGGTCAACCGCGAGATCACCGACCGCGAGCCCCACAACGGCTACCTGATCCTGCAGGGCGGACTGCCCGAGGTCGACGAGTTCGTCACCGCCCACTGGAAGTGA
- the rnhA gene encoding ribonuclease HI — MAGPLPTATLYTDGGCRPNPGPGGWGAVLLCPGCDPVELSGSEQKTTNNRMELRAAIEGLRALPAGHRVELFTDSEYVRKGITEWMERWQRNGWRTAAKREVQNGDLWRELAAELERHRVSWHWVKGHAGDRWNERADELAAAAMPRPPLPVDDPGAVHLFLAVAHSGRRDTGAWAAVLRFGERERAIAGQEPGASANRMHLVSAVSGLGALKRRVRAHCYTASDYLKDGATAWLAGWRARGFSTRDGNPVAHAELWRELDRLQQRHDVRWHVASRDELPEEMEEAKRRAREALAP; from the coding sequence GTGGCCGGCCCCTTGCCGACTGCGACCCTGTACACCGACGGCGGCTGCCGGCCCAACCCGGGCCCCGGCGGCTGGGGCGCGGTGCTGCTGTGCCCCGGCTGCGACCCGGTCGAGCTGTCGGGGAGCGAACAGAAGACCACCAACAACCGGATGGAGCTCAGGGCGGCCATCGAGGGCCTGCGGGCGCTGCCGGCCGGCCATCGCGTCGAGCTCTTCACCGACTCCGAGTACGTCCGCAAGGGCATCACCGAGTGGATGGAGCGCTGGCAGCGCAACGGCTGGCGCACCGCCGCCAAGAGGGAGGTCCAGAACGGCGATCTCTGGCGCGAGCTGGCGGCCGAGCTCGAGCGCCACCGCGTTTCCTGGCACTGGGTCAAGGGCCACGCCGGGGACCGCTGGAACGAGCGGGCCGACGAGCTGGCGGCCGCCGCCATGCCCCGGCCTCCGCTGCCGGTGGACGATCCGGGCGCGGTGCACCTGTTCCTGGCGGTCGCCCACTCCGGCAGGCGCGACACAGGGGCGTGGGCGGCCGTGCTGCGCTTCGGCGAGCGTGAGCGCGCGATCGCCGGGCAGGAGCCCGGGGCCTCGGCCAACCGCATGCACCTCGTCAGTGCGGTGTCCGGGCTCGGCGCGCTCAAGCGCCGGGTCCGCGCGCATTGCTACACGGCCTCGGACTACCTCAAGGACGGGGCCACGGCGTGGCTCGCCGGCTGGCGCGCCCGCGGCTTCTCGACGCGTGACGGCAACCCGGTCGCACATGCCGAGCTGTGGCGCGAGCTCGACCGGCTCCAGCAGCGTCACGACGTGCGCTGGCACGTGGCGAGCCGGGACGAGCTGCCGGAGGAGATGGAGGAGGCGAAGCGGAGGGCGCGGGAGGCGCTCGCGCCGTAG
- a CDS encoding histone deacetylase, producing the protein MAVRVPGGNGGAQLSWPARAVRSGRRRWRHFRRRWWWHGVRLVYHEAYAGTLDVVPLDHRRAERIASFLAEEGLLLRDDILIARHASLRNLLRVHDADYLESLQDPETMTRVFGAAVSDSEIEQVIEAQRMMVGGTILATILALRNRGVIVNLGGGLHHAERDRGGGFCLFNDVAVAITRLRASGYRDPVLVIDLDMHDGNGTRAVFAHDPTVHTYSLHAEHWGDPDAVASTAIALGNEVGDEMLLGTLLKTLPDVVGSVRPGLVIYIAGTDGAADDVLGSWKLTAGGLLRRDQFVMELLRRRGRTVPTVVVLGGGYGDHAWKYTARFAAWLMARRVIEPPPNELLLLQSFRRIRRSLDPAALTSDPADLSWDFTEADLVGVVPDATRPTRFLGYFSRHGVELLLERFGILDALRVRGYKDPEVEVDLSHPLGETVRIFGGPDRRELVMELRVNRSVRAVPELELLVIEWLLLQHPRAEFGPYRRPLPGQQFPGLGMLKDVLGWVVMLCEILGLDGVFYSPSSYHVAAQSRSLVRFLHPEHEARFRAVKAAVASLPLAEASQAIEQGRLRDAATGATVRWEGEPMVLPVARRLKDRVFSEAYEASVTAELERVRFVLAPAGEPAAAAGATVAPD; encoded by the coding sequence ATGGCAGTGCGGGTCCCCGGCGGCAACGGCGGCGCTCAGCTGTCGTGGCCGGCTCGGGCGGTGCGGTCCGGCCGGCGCCGCTGGCGGCACTTCCGCCGGCGCTGGTGGTGGCACGGCGTGCGCCTGGTCTACCACGAGGCGTACGCCGGCACCCTCGACGTGGTGCCGCTCGACCACCGGCGGGCCGAGCGGATCGCCTCGTTCCTGGCCGAGGAGGGGCTGCTGCTGCGCGACGACATCCTGATCGCGCGCCATGCCTCGCTCCGCAACCTGCTGCGGGTGCACGACGCGGACTACCTGGAGTCGCTGCAGGACCCGGAGACGATGACCAGGGTCTTCGGGGCGGCGGTGAGCGACTCCGAGATCGAGCAGGTCATCGAGGCGCAGCGGATGATGGTCGGCGGGACGATCCTCGCGACCATCCTGGCGCTGCGCAATCGCGGCGTCATCGTCAACCTGGGCGGCGGGCTGCACCACGCGGAGCGGGACAGGGGCGGCGGGTTCTGCCTGTTCAACGATGTCGCGGTCGCGATCACGCGGCTGCGGGCGAGCGGCTACCGCGATCCGGTGCTGGTGATCGACCTCGACATGCACGACGGCAACGGCACCCGGGCGGTGTTCGCCCACGACCCGACGGTCCACACCTACTCGCTGCACGCCGAGCACTGGGGCGACCCCGATGCGGTTGCCTCGACAGCGATCGCGCTCGGCAACGAGGTCGGCGACGAGATGCTCCTGGGCACGCTGCTGAAGACGCTCCCGGACGTCGTCGGCAGCGTGCGGCCCGGCCTGGTCATCTACATCGCCGGCACCGACGGCGCCGCCGACGACGTGCTCGGCTCCTGGAAGCTGACCGCCGGGGGGCTGCTGCGCCGCGACCAGTTCGTGATGGAGCTGCTGCGCCGGCGCGGACGGACGGTTCCGACCGTGGTCGTCCTCGGCGGCGGCTACGGCGACCACGCCTGGAAGTACACGGCGCGGTTCGCGGCGTGGCTGATGGCCCGGCGGGTGATCGAGCCTCCGCCCAACGAGCTGCTCCTGCTGCAGAGCTTCCGGAGGATCCGGCGCAGCCTCGACCCGGCCGCCCTCACGTCCGACCCGGCCGACCTGAGCTGGGATTTCACCGAGGCGGACCTGGTGGGCGTCGTGCCCGACGCTACTCGCCCGACCCGGTTTCTGGGGTACTTCTCCCGGCACGGGGTCGAGCTGCTGCTCGAGCGGTTCGGCATTCTCGACGCGCTGCGGGTGCGCGGCTACAAGGACCCCGAGGTCGAGGTCGACCTGTCCCACCCGCTGGGCGAGACGGTCCGCATCTTCGGCGGCCCGGACCGCCGCGAGCTGGTCATGGAGCTGCGGGTGAACCGCAGCGTCCGGGCGGTGCCCGAGCTCGAGCTGCTGGTGATCGAGTGGCTCCTGCTGCAGCACCCGCGGGCCGAGTTCGGGCCCTACCGGCGACCGCTCCCGGGTCAGCAGTTCCCGGGCCTCGGCATGCTCAAGGATGTCCTCGGGTGGGTGGTCATGCTGTGCGAGATCCTCGGTCTCGACGGCGTCTTCTACTCGCCCTCGAGCTACCACGTCGCGGCGCAGAGCCGCAGCCTGGTCCGCTTCCTCCACCCCGAGCACGAGGCGCGATTCCGGGCCGTGAAGGCGGCCGTCGCGAGCCTGCCGCTGGCCGAGGCGAGCCAGGCCATCGAGCAGGGGAGGCTGCGCGACGCCGCCACCGGCGCGACCGTGCGGTGGGAGGGTGAGCCGATGGTGCTGCCGGTGGCGAGGCGCCTCAAGGACCGGGTCTTCAGCGAGGCCTACGAGGCCAGCGTCACGGCCGAGCTCGAGCGAGTCCGCTTCGTCCTCGCGCCTGCCGGCGAGCCTGCTGCGGCGGCCGGAGCGACGGTGGCCCCGGACTGA
- a CDS encoding TraB/GumN family protein — translation MGHRNRIVLALLLAAPLAVLMAPAAGGVAPDGTGEGPKHCLWRARSATNTVYLLGSIHIMRPDAYPLATVIESAFSSSAVAVFEVDLSAGATADSALGALDAGRLPEGRTLSDVVSRETYQLARQRLADAGYDIAAFARMRPWMVATTLTVAELQRAGYSPDDGVDQRLQRRANDAGMRVVGLETVDDQLALFAELTPEEDEAFLVQTLSELAALVPQVGELTAHWQAGRVAEVEALLGEGFAAFPRLFEKLVADRNRRWLPQIEALLDGDQRAFVTVGALHLVGDRGLVRLLEARGYQVEQL, via the coding sequence ATGGGGCACAGAAACCGGATCGTACTGGCCCTGCTCTTGGCGGCGCCGCTGGCGGTCCTGATGGCGCCCGCAGCCGGCGGCGTGGCGCCGGACGGCACCGGGGAAGGGCCGAAGCACTGCCTGTGGCGGGCCCGCTCGGCGACCAACACCGTCTACCTGCTGGGTTCCATCCACATCATGCGGCCGGACGCCTACCCGCTCGCGACGGTCATCGAGAGCGCCTTCTCGAGCTCCGCGGTGGCCGTGTTCGAGGTCGACCTGTCGGCCGGAGCGACGGCCGACTCGGCTCTCGGAGCGCTCGATGCGGGCAGGCTGCCGGAGGGGCGCACCCTCTCCGATGTGGTGTCGCGCGAGACCTACCAGCTTGCCCGCCAGAGGCTCGCGGACGCCGGCTACGACATCGCCGCCTTCGCGCGGATGCGGCCGTGGATGGTGGCGACCACGCTGACGGTGGCCGAGCTCCAGCGCGCCGGCTACTCTCCGGACGACGGCGTCGACCAGCGCCTCCAGCGGCGCGCGAACGACGCCGGCATGCGGGTGGTCGGGCTGGAGACCGTCGACGACCAGCTCGCGCTGTTCGCCGAGCTCACGCCCGAGGAGGACGAGGCCTTCCTGGTCCAGACCCTGAGCGAGCTCGCCGCCCTGGTTCCGCAGGTCGGCGAGCTCACCGCCCACTGGCAGGCCGGCCGGGTGGCCGAGGTTGAGGCCCTCCTGGGGGAAGGGTTCGCGGCGTTCCCCCGCCTCTTTGAGAAGCTGGTCGCCGACCGCAACCGGCGGTGGCTGCCGCAGATCGAGGCGCTGCTCGACGGCGACCAGCGGGCGTTCGTGACGGTCGGGGCGCTGCATCTGGTCGGCGACCGGGGGCTGGTCAGGCTGCTCGAGGCCAGGGGCTACCAGGTCGAGCAACTGTAG
- a CDS encoding peptidylprolyl isomerase, whose product MANPTATFDTTKGSFDVEILLEEMPITARNFVDLAKSGFYDGLHFHRVINGFMIQFGCPYSRDPASPRCGTGGPPHGTIRDEHLDSARFSNEPGTLSMANTGRPDTGGSQFFINTVHNHYLDWFTPGPSKHPVFGRVIRGMDVVHAIERSPTGKGDRPLEPIRVNRITITE is encoded by the coding sequence ATGGCCAACCCGACGGCGACCTTCGACACCACCAAGGGCAGCTTCGACGTGGAGATCCTGCTCGAGGAGATGCCGATCACCGCGCGCAACTTCGTCGACCTCGCCAAGAGCGGCTTCTACGACGGCCTGCACTTCCATCGCGTCATCAACGGCTTCATGATCCAGTTCGGCTGCCCGTACAGCCGCGACCCCGCCAGCCCCCGCTGCGGCACCGGCGGTCCGCCCCACGGCACGATCAGGGACGAGCACCTCGACAGCGCCCGGTTCTCCAACGAGCCTGGGACGCTGTCGATGGCCAACACCGGCCGGCCCGATACCGGCGGCTCGCAGTTCTTCATCAACACCGTCCACAACCACTACCTGGACTGGTTCACACCAGGTCCGTCGAAGCACCCGGTCTTCGGGCGGGTGATCCGTGGCATGGACGTCGTCCACGCCATCGAGCGCTCGCCGACCGGCAAGGGTGACCGGCCTCTCGAGCCGATCCGCGTCAACCGGATCACGATCACCGAGTGA
- the gatE gene encoding Glu-tRNA(Gln) amidotransferase subunit GatE, whose protein sequence is MQQTIDYAEVGLMVGLEVHQQLLTDKKMFCHCPAGLYTTTHDGSVLRHMRPTLSELGEYDGTALMEFKTKKNIIYLLHKSNVCTYEMDDTPPFLVNPQAIDIAIEQCLMLGCDIVDEVHIARKQYLDGSIPTGFQRTAIVGVNGRLPFRGRELTITQVSVEEDSCREVTDRGHLIVWRTDRLGMPLIETVTGPDLHTPDEVEEAILLIGRVCRSTGHVRVGIGASRQDINVSVRGGRRVEIKGVPKAGWAPRLVHGEAVRQVNLLALRDELARRGFASAADVVVEHRDVTELVERSALACLHRDTWERALGEEGRRRTLERGRGPFTVRAVRLPRLAGTLRWPTQPDYSFAEELRGRVRVIAALDQQPILLHSDKWPDYDGATRELKQLRQRTGCGPDDALVVVWGAEDDTVTAADEIRLRYVDAVDGIPNETRQPFADGSTDFERILPGPDRMYPDTDSPPQAITRDRVERLRTPLPEPPWTREARYAAAGVPLPTAHFLIRRGGAAVVDEVVAEGSDLRRACTFFGERLKGLRRAGVAVDRVPRPRWRELFRLLGERPVLWEAIDRLVRRLADAPEADLAPWLDSAGLGRPPAGWRERLAVVARSARPIRADGTRDQLVRYLMGRVMGDLRGRVPALEVAAELEQSLEVGP, encoded by the coding sequence GTGCAGCAGACGATCGACTACGCCGAGGTCGGGCTGATGGTCGGCCTCGAGGTCCACCAGCAGCTCCTCACCGACAAGAAGATGTTCTGCCACTGCCCGGCCGGGCTGTACACGACGACCCATGACGGCTCGGTCCTGCGGCACATGCGCCCGACGCTGTCCGAGCTCGGCGAGTACGACGGCACGGCGCTGATGGAGTTCAAGACCAAGAAGAACATCATCTACCTGCTCCACAAGTCGAACGTCTGCACCTACGAGATGGACGACACCCCGCCGTTCCTGGTCAACCCGCAGGCGATCGACATCGCCATCGAGCAGTGCCTGATGCTCGGCTGCGACATCGTCGACGAGGTCCACATCGCCCGCAAGCAGTACCTCGACGGCTCGATCCCGACCGGCTTCCAGCGGACCGCGATCGTCGGCGTCAACGGCCGGCTGCCGTTCCGGGGCCGCGAGCTCACCATCACCCAGGTCAGCGTCGAGGAGGACTCCTGTCGCGAGGTCACCGACCGCGGCCACCTGATCGTCTGGCGGACCGACCGGCTCGGCATGCCGCTGATCGAGACCGTGACCGGGCCCGACCTGCACACCCCCGACGAGGTGGAGGAGGCGATCCTGCTGATCGGCCGGGTGTGCCGCAGCACCGGCCACGTCCGGGTCGGCATCGGGGCCAGCCGCCAGGACATCAACGTGTCGGTGCGCGGCGGCCGCCGGGTCGAGATCAAGGGCGTCCCCAAGGCGGGCTGGGCGCCGCGGCTGGTCCACGGCGAGGCGGTCCGCCAGGTCAACCTGCTCGCGCTGCGTGACGAGCTGGCGCGCCGCGGCTTCGCCTCGGCCGCCGACGTCGTCGTCGAGCACCGCGACGTGACCGAGCTGGTCGAGCGATCGGCGCTCGCCTGCCTGCACCGCGACACCTGGGAGCGCGCTCTGGGCGAGGAGGGCCGCCGGCGCACCCTGGAGCGTGGCCGCGGGCCGTTCACGGTGCGCGCGGTCCGGCTGCCCCGCCTCGCCGGCACGCTGCGCTGGCCCACCCAGCCCGACTACAGCTTCGCCGAGGAGCTGCGCGGCCGGGTGCGGGTGATCGCCGCGCTCGACCAGCAGCCGATCCTGCTCCACTCGGACAAGTGGCCGGACTACGACGGCGCGACCCGCGAGCTCAAGCAGCTGCGCCAGCGGACGGGGTGCGGCCCCGACGACGCCCTGGTCGTGGTGTGGGGCGCCGAGGACGACACCGTCACCGCCGCCGACGAGATCCGGCTGCGTTACGTCGACGCCGTGGACGGGATCCCCAACGAGACCCGCCAGCCGTTCGCCGACGGCAGCACCGACTTCGAGCGGATCCTGCCCGGACCGGATCGCATGTACCCGGATACCGACAGCCCGCCGCAGGCGATCACCCGCGACCGGGTCGAGCGGCTGCGGACGCCCCTGCCCGAGCCGCCGTGGACGCGAGAGGCGCGCTACGCGGCGGCCGGCGTCCCGCTGCCGACGGCGCACTTCCTGATCCGGCGCGGCGGGGCGGCGGTGGTCGACGAGGTGGTGGCGGAAGGCAGCGACCTGCGGCGGGCCTGCACCTTCTTCGGCGAGCGCCTGAAGGGCCTGCGCCGAGCCGGAGTGGCGGTCGACCGGGTGCCCCGGCCGCGCTGGCGCGAGCTGTTCCGGCTGCTCGGCGAGCGGCCGGTGCTGTGGGAAGCGATTGACCGGCTGGTCCGTCGGCTCGCCGACGCGCCCGAAGCCGACCTCGCGCCGTGGCTCGACAGCGCCGGGCTCGGCCGCCCGCCCGCGGGGTGGCGGGAGCGGCTCGCGGTCGTCGCTCGCAGCGCCCGGCCGATCCGCGCGGACGGCACCCGCGACCAGCTCGTCCGCTACCTGATGGGACGGGTCATGGGCGACCTGCGGGGCCGCGTCCCGGCGCTCGAGGTGGCGGCGGAGCTCGAGCAGAGCCTGGAGGTGGGGCCATGA
- a CDS encoding NAD-dependent epimerase/dehydratase family protein has protein sequence MATTRRDFIELTLLAGAAGVALTSRPAAAGTEVGRAARPLKILVLGGTGLIGPPMVSYAVARGHQVTLFNRGKTNTELFPSLERIIGDRNDDISALAAEVAKGRRWDVVIDNTASIPRWVEASAGLLAGSADLYLYTSSMSAYADTSVPGADETAPLGKISTEEAAAVKTNKDITDTNFGPLKALCERAAQTAFPGRSIVVRPGLIVGPGDYSDRFTYWPVRIHRGGEVLAPGDPTDPVQFIDCRDLGEWYVRLVEAGAVGVYNGVGPASPMSVAEMLYGIRATTGGEVSFTWLDAGFLKQHEVAEWAELTVWVPPAGENAGFATASIAAAKAAGLTFRPLATTAVDTLAYWSALPEERRAKPRAGLDPEKERAVLAAWHAKSAG, from the coding sequence ATGGCCACTACCCGTCGCGACTTCATCGAGCTGACCCTCCTCGCCGGCGCAGCCGGCGTCGCCCTGACGTCACGGCCCGCGGCCGCCGGCACGGAGGTCGGCCGCGCCGCCCGGCCGCTGAAGATCCTCGTGCTCGGCGGCACCGGCCTGATCGGGCCGCCGATGGTGAGCTATGCCGTCGCGCGCGGCCACCAGGTCACCCTGTTCAACCGCGGCAAGACCAACACCGAGCTCTTCCCCTCGCTCGAGCGGATCATCGGCGACCGCAACGACGACATCTCGGCGCTCGCCGCCGAGGTGGCGAAGGGCCGGCGCTGGGACGTGGTCATCGACAACACGGCGTCGATCCCGCGCTGGGTCGAGGCGTCGGCGGGGCTGCTCGCGGGCAGCGCCGACCTCTACCTGTACACGTCCTCGATGTCGGCCTATGCCGACACCTCGGTGCCGGGCGCCGACGAGACCGCGCCGCTCGGGAAGATCAGCACCGAGGAGGCCGCCGCCGTCAAGACCAACAAGGACATCACGGACACCAACTTCGGGCCGCTCAAGGCGCTTTGCGAGCGAGCCGCCCAGACCGCGTTCCCCGGACGCTCGATCGTGGTCCGTCCCGGCCTGATCGTCGGGCCCGGCGACTACTCGGACCGCTTCACCTACTGGCCGGTGCGGATCCACCGCGGCGGCGAGGTGCTCGCGCCCGGCGACCCCACCGACCCGGTGCAGTTCATCGACTGCCGCGACCTCGGCGAGTGGTACGTCCGCCTGGTCGAGGCCGGCGCGGTCGGCGTCTACAACGGCGTCGGGCCGGCGTCGCCGATGTCGGTCGCCGAGATGCTGTACGGCATCCGGGCGACCACCGGCGGCGAGGTCTCCTTCACCTGGTTGGACGCCGGCTTCCTCAAGCAGCACGAGGTGGCGGAGTGGGCGGAGCTGACGGTGTGGGTGCCGCCGGCCGGCGAGAACGCGGGCTTCGCGACGGCGAGCATCGCCGCCGCCAAGGCCGCCGGCCTGACCTTCCGGCCGCTTGCGACGACCGCGGTCGACACCCTCGCCTACTGGAGCGCGCTGCCCGAGGAGCGGCGCGCCAAGCCACGGGCCGGACTCGATCCGGAGAAGGAGCGCGCGGTGCTCGCGGCGTGGCACGCCAAGTCCGCTGGCTAA
- a CDS encoding SDR family NAD(P)-dependent oxidoreductase, with protein sequence MAQYAAGEGNSVVDFRHALVIGASSGIGEALARRLAAGGARVALVARRAQQLDEIVASINSSSGEQRAFAFAHDVRDAGDVPELLQRITVALGGLDLVVYAAGVQHRVAFDEFDVAKDHDMLAVNLAGAVAWLDPVAERFGRLKRGTIVGIGSVAGDRGRSANPAYNTSKAGLHTFMETIRNRISRHGVRVVTVKPGFVDTPMNSGPGGTLWRISADRAAEIILRAARRGRETVYVPARWRYVMWVIRSIPSCVFKRLRV encoded by the coding sequence GTGGCACAGTACGCGGCGGGGGAGGGCAACAGCGTGGTCGACTTCCGCCATGCCCTGGTGATCGGCGCGTCGTCGGGGATCGGCGAGGCGCTGGCGCGGCGCCTCGCGGCCGGGGGGGCGCGGGTCGCGCTGGTCGCCCGCCGCGCGCAGCAGCTCGACGAGATCGTCGCGTCGATCAACTCCTCCTCCGGCGAGCAGCGGGCCTTCGCGTTCGCCCATGACGTTCGCGATGCGGGCGACGTGCCCGAGCTCCTGCAGCGGATCACCGTCGCCCTCGGCGGCCTCGACCTCGTGGTCTACGCCGCCGGCGTCCAGCACCGGGTGGCGTTCGACGAGTTCGACGTCGCCAAGGACCACGACATGCTGGCGGTCAACCTGGCCGGCGCCGTGGCCTGGCTCGACCCGGTGGCCGAGCGCTTCGGCCGGCTGAAGCGCGGCACCATCGTCGGCATCGGCTCGGTAGCCGGCGACCGCGGCCGCTCCGCCAACCCGGCCTACAACACGTCGAAGGCCGGCCTCCACACCTTCATGGAGACGATCCGCAACCGGATCTCCCGCCACGGGGTGCGCGTGGTCACCGTCAAGCCGGGCTTCGTCGACACCCCGATGAACAGCGGGCCGGGGGGGACGCTGTGGAGGATCTCGGCCGACCGCGCGGCTGAGATCATCCTGCGCGCGGCCAGGCGAGGCCGGGAGACGGTGTACGTGCCGGCCCGCTGGCGGTACGTGATGTGGGTGATCCGATCGATCCCGTCCTGCGTGTTCAAGCGGCTCCGGGTGTGA